A genomic segment from Pseudomonas mendocina encodes:
- the parE gene encoding DNA topoisomerase IV subunit B: protein MAQQNAYNADAIEVLSGLDPVRKRPGMYTDTTRPNHLAQEVIDNSVDEALAGHAKSIQVILHEDNSLEVLDDGRGMPVDIHPEEGVPGVELILTKLHAGGKFSNKNYQFSGGLHGVGISVVNALSTRVVVTVKRDGNEYQMSFADGFKASDLEVIGTVGKRNTGTSVHFWPDAKYFDSFKFSVSRLKHVLKAKAVLCPGLSVTFEDKAAGEKVEWLYEDGLRSYLVDAVSEFERLPAEPFCGALAGNKEAVDWALLWLPEGGDAVQESYVNLIPTAQGGTHVNGLRQGLLDAMREFCEFRNLLPRGVKLAPEDVWERIAFVLSMKMQDAQFSGQTKERLSSREAAAFVSGVVKDAFSLWLNANPETGLQLAELAISNAGRRLKAGKKVERKKITQGPALPGKLADCAGQNPLRCELFLVEGDSAGGSAKQARDKEFQAIMPLRGKILNTWEVDGSEVLASQEVHDIAVAIGIDPGSSDLSGLRYGKICILADADSDGLHIATLLCALFVRHFRPLVDAGHVYVAMPPLYRIDLGKEIFYALDDAERDGILDRLVAEKRRGKPQVTRFKGLGEMNPPQLRETTMDPNTRRLVQLTLDDFDGTREVMDMLLAKKRASDRKNWLETKGNLAEVLA, encoded by the coding sequence ATGGCCCAGCAGAACGCCTATAACGCAGACGCCATCGAAGTCCTTTCCGGCCTCGACCCGGTGCGCAAGCGCCCGGGCATGTACACCGACACCACACGCCCCAACCACCTGGCCCAGGAAGTGATCGACAACAGCGTCGACGAAGCCCTGGCCGGGCACGCCAAGTCGATCCAGGTGATCCTCCACGAGGACAACTCGCTGGAAGTGCTCGACGACGGCCGTGGCATGCCGGTAGACATCCACCCGGAAGAAGGTGTGCCGGGGGTCGAACTGATCCTCACCAAGCTGCACGCCGGCGGCAAGTTCAGCAACAAGAACTACCAGTTCTCCGGCGGCCTGCACGGCGTCGGTATCAGCGTGGTCAACGCCCTGTCGACGCGCGTGGTAGTCACCGTCAAGCGTGACGGCAATGAGTACCAGATGAGCTTCGCCGACGGCTTCAAGGCCAGCGACCTGGAAGTCATCGGCACGGTCGGCAAGCGCAACACCGGCACCAGCGTGCATTTCTGGCCGGACGCCAAGTATTTCGACTCTTTCAAATTCTCGGTCAGCCGCCTCAAGCACGTGCTCAAGGCCAAAGCCGTGCTGTGCCCGGGCCTGAGCGTCACCTTCGAGGACAAGGCTGCCGGCGAGAAGGTCGAGTGGCTGTATGAGGACGGTCTGCGCTCCTACCTGGTCGACGCCGTCAGCGAATTCGAGCGCCTGCCTGCCGAGCCGTTCTGCGGCGCCCTGGCCGGCAACAAGGAAGCGGTGGACTGGGCCCTGCTGTGGCTGCCTGAAGGCGGTGACGCGGTGCAGGAGAGCTACGTCAACCTGATCCCTACCGCGCAGGGCGGCACCCACGTCAATGGCCTGCGCCAGGGCCTGCTGGATGCCATGCGCGAATTCTGCGAGTTCCGCAACCTGCTGCCGCGCGGCGTCAAGCTGGCACCGGAAGACGTCTGGGAGCGCATCGCGTTCGTCTTGTCGATGAAGATGCAGGATGCGCAATTCTCCGGCCAGACCAAGGAACGCCTGTCGTCTCGCGAGGCCGCCGCCTTCGTCTCCGGCGTAGTCAAGGACGCCTTCAGCCTGTGGCTCAACGCCAACCCGGAAACCGGTTTGCAACTGGCTGAACTGGCCATCAGCAACGCCGGCCGTCGCCTCAAGGCGGGCAAGAAGGTCGAGCGCAAGAAGATCACCCAGGGCCCGGCGCTGCCCGGCAAACTGGCCGACTGCGCGGGGCAGAACCCGCTGCGCTGCGAGCTGTTCCTGGTCGAGGGTGACTCCGCCGGCGGCTCGGCCAAGCAGGCGCGCGACAAGGAATTCCAGGCCATCATGCCGCTGCGCGGCAAGATCCTGAACACCTGGGAAGTGGACGGCAGCGAAGTGCTGGCCAGCCAGGAGGTGCATGACATCGCCGTGGCCATCGGCATCGACCCGGGCTCGAGCGATCTCTCCGGGCTGCGCTACGGCAAGATCTGCATCCTCGCCGACGCCGACTCCGACGGCCTGCACATCGCCACCCTGCTCTGCGCCCTGTTCGTGCGACACTTCCGTCCGCTGGTGGATGCCGGGCATGTCTACGTGGCCATGCCGCCGCTGTACCGCATCGATCTGGGCAAGGAGATTTTCTACGCTCTGGACGACGCCGAGCGCGACGGCATCCTCGACCGCCTGGTGGCCGAAAAGCGCCGTGGCAAGCCTCAGGTCACGCGCTTCAAAGGCCTCGGCGAGATGAACCCGCCGCAGCTGCGCGAAACCACCATGGACCCCAACACCCGGCGCCTGGTGCAACTCACGCTGGATGATTTCGACGGCACCCGCGAAGTGATGGACATGCTGCTGGCGAAAAAACGCGCCAGTGACCGTAAGAACTGGCTGGAAACCAAGGGCAACCTGGCCGAGGTATTGGCCTGA
- a CDS encoding YqiA/YcfP family alpha/beta fold hydrolase, with amino-acid sequence MTASILYIHGLNSSPASHKASQLSRAMVHLGLENQLRVPALHHHPRQAIAQLQALVAELGDPVLVGSSLGGYYATYLAEQHGLKALLINPAVKPHLRFDGYLGPQKNYYSGETWELTQDHVHALAELEVPAPSDPTRYQVWLQTGDETLDYRDAGRYYRDCALRIQAGGDHGFQGFAERLPMLFAFAGINATLWRDIDFSVFN; translated from the coding sequence ATGACCGCATCCATCCTCTATATACACGGCCTGAACAGCTCGCCAGCCTCGCACAAAGCCAGCCAGCTGAGCCGCGCCATGGTCCATTTGGGCCTGGAAAACCAACTGCGCGTGCCAGCGCTGCATCACCACCCACGCCAAGCCATCGCCCAGTTACAGGCGCTGGTCGCCGAACTGGGCGATCCTGTTCTGGTGGGTAGCTCGCTGGGCGGCTATTACGCCACCTACCTGGCCGAGCAGCACGGGCTCAAGGCGCTGCTGATCAACCCAGCGGTAAAGCCGCACCTGCGCTTCGATGGTTATCTGGGGCCGCAGAAGAACTACTACAGCGGCGAGACCTGGGAGCTCACCCAGGATCACGTCCACGCCCTGGCCGAACTCGAAGTTCCTGCACCGAGTGACCCGACCCGTTATCAGGTCTGGCTGCAGACCGGCGACGAAACCCTCGACTATCGTGACGCCGGGCGTTACTACCGCGACTGCGCCTTGCGCATCCAGGCCGGCGGCGACCACGGTTTCCAGGGTTTCGCCGAACGCCTGCCGATGCTCTTCGCTTTTGCCGGTATTAACGCCACACTCTGGCGCGATATCGACTTTTCCGTATTCAATTGA
- the cpdA gene encoding 3',5'-cyclic-AMP phosphodiesterase: protein MPSLPTPPSDSSVLLVQLSDSHLFADADGKLLGMDTCDSLQRVIQQVLEEQPQIDLILATGDLSQDGSEASYQRFRQLTAAFGTPSRWLAGNHDETPPMQAACKGSELLEPVIDVGAWRIVMLDSSIPGAVPGFLADDQLELLERTLNEAPQRHHLVCLHHHPVPIGCKWMEPIGLRNADALFAILDRHPQARAVLWGHVHQEFDQMRGNLRLLASPSTCVQFAPGSEDFQVGNEAPGYRWLRLHADGGLDTGVSRVNGIHFEVDYSVKGY from the coding sequence TTGCCGAGCCTGCCCACCCCACCCTCTGATTCCTCGGTTCTGCTGGTGCAGTTGTCCGACAGCCATCTGTTCGCCGACGCGGACGGCAAGCTGCTGGGCATGGATACCTGCGACAGCCTGCAACGAGTGATCCAGCAGGTGCTGGAGGAGCAGCCACAGATCGACCTGATCCTGGCCACGGGCGATCTTTCCCAGGACGGCAGCGAAGCTTCCTATCAGCGCTTTCGCCAACTCACCGCAGCCTTCGGTACACCGAGCCGCTGGCTAGCCGGCAATCACGACGAAACACCACCGATGCAGGCGGCGTGCAAAGGCAGCGAACTACTGGAGCCGGTGATCGATGTCGGTGCCTGGCGTATCGTCATGCTCGACTCCTCGATCCCCGGCGCAGTGCCGGGCTTTCTCGCCGACGACCAGCTCGAACTGCTCGAACGCACCCTTAACGAAGCCCCGCAACGTCACCACCTGGTCTGCCTGCACCACCATCCGGTGCCGATCGGCTGCAAGTGGATGGAGCCCATCGGGCTGCGCAACGCCGATGCCCTGTTCGCCATCCTCGACCGCCACCCACAGGCGCGCGCGGTGCTGTGGGGACATGTCCACCAGGAATTCGACCAGATGCGTGGCAATCTGCGCCTGCTCGCCTCGCCCTCGACCTGCGTGCAGTTCGCGCCAGGCAGCGAGGACTTCCAGGTCGGCAACGAGGCCCCGGGTTACCGCTGGCTGCGCCTGCATGCCGATGGTGGGCTCGACACTGGCGTATCGCGCGTCAACGGCATCCATTTCGAAGTGGATTACAGCGTCAAGGGCTACTGA
- a CDS encoding DUF1249 domain-containing protein, with the protein MVVNLLRERYRVDLVELQAACEANYARLMRLLPHMRERSESRRVALSQGEHLLGVLALEVLESCPYTTTLCVRQEHSLPWLPVPQLEVRVYHDARMAEVVSAENARRLHIRYPYPNAAMHQPDEKSQLNLFLGEWLSHCLACGHEPQPVM; encoded by the coding sequence GTGGTCGTGAATCTGCTTCGCGAGCGCTATCGGGTCGACCTGGTCGAGCTGCAAGCAGCTTGCGAGGCCAACTATGCACGGCTGATGCGCCTGCTGCCGCATATGCGCGAGCGCTCGGAGAGCCGCCGTGTCGCCCTGAGCCAGGGCGAGCACCTGCTTGGAGTGCTGGCACTGGAAGTGCTGGAAAGCTGCCCCTATACCACCACCCTGTGCGTTCGCCAGGAGCACAGCCTGCCCTGGCTGCCGGTACCGCAGCTGGAGGTGCGGGTCTATCACGATGCACGCATGGCTGAAGTGGTGAGCGCCGAGAATGCGCGCCGCCTGCACATTCGCTACCCCTACCCCAATGCAGCGATGCATCAACCGGACGAAAAGAGCCAGCTCAACCTGTTCCTCGGTGAGTGGCTGAGCCACTGCCTGGCCTGCGGGCACGAGCCGCAGCCGGTGATGTAA
- a CDS encoding NUDIX domain-containing protein, with translation MNKDDIDIIERENCFRGFYRLDRIKLRHRQFAGNMGPQLTRELFVRHDAVCVLPYDPQRDEVVLIEQFRVGAMDKAVNPWLLELVAGLIDKDEQPEEVARREAVEEADLILGPLWPITQYFPSPGGSDEYVHLFLGRCDSSGAGGVHGLPEEGEDIRVHVMPLADALAALGDGRINNAASIIALQWLALNRDEVRGMWS, from the coding sequence ATGAACAAAGACGACATCGACATCATCGAGCGCGAGAACTGTTTTCGCGGTTTCTACCGCCTCGACCGGATCAAGCTGCGTCATCGCCAGTTCGCCGGCAACATGGGCCCGCAACTGACCCGTGAGCTGTTCGTGCGTCACGATGCCGTCTGCGTGCTGCCTTACGATCCGCAACGCGATGAGGTGGTGCTGATCGAGCAGTTCCGCGTTGGTGCCATGGACAAGGCGGTCAATCCCTGGCTGCTGGAGCTGGTCGCCGGACTGATCGACAAGGATGAACAGCCCGAGGAAGTTGCGCGGCGCGAAGCGGTCGAAGAGGCCGATCTGATTCTTGGCCCACTCTGGCCGATCACCCAGTATTTCCCTTCCCCTGGCGGCTCCGACGAGTACGTCCACCTGTTCCTTGGCCGCTGCGACAGCAGCGGTGCCGGCGGCGTGCATGGGCTGCCGGAGGAAGGCGAGGACATTCGCGTGCACGTGATGCCACTGGCCGACGCCCTGGCAGCGTTAGGCGACGGCCGCATCAATAACGCGGCGAGCATCATCGCTCTGCAATGGCTGGCACTGAACCGCGACGAAGTGCGGGGAATGTGGTCGTGA
- the thiC gene encoding phosphomethylpyrimidine synthase ThiC → MSAQQQKNLSESAQVDQQSVQPFPRSQKVYVQGSRPDIRVPMREISLDVTPTDFGGEINAPVTVYDTSGPYTDPNVTIDVRKGLADVRSAWIEDRGDTEKLPGLSSEFGQRRLNDAELSAMRFAHVRNPRRAKAGHNVSQMHYAKKGIITPEMEYVAIRENMKLAEAREAGLLNEQHAGHSFGASIPKEITPEFVRSEVARGRAIIPANINHVELEPMIIGRNFLVKINGNIGNSALGSSIEEEVAKLTWGIRWGSDTVMDLSTGKHIHETREWIIRNSPVPIGTVPIYQALEKVGGIAEDLTWELFRDTLIEQAEQGVDYFTIHAGVLLRYVPLTAKRVTGIVSRGGSIMAKWCLAHHKENFLYTHFDDICEIMKAYDVSFSLGDGLRPGSIADANDAAQFGELETLGELTKIAWKHDVQCMIEGPGHVPMQLIKENMDKQLECCDEAPFYTLGPLTTDIAPGYDHITSGIGAAMIGWFGCAMLCYVTPKEHLGLPNKDDVKTGIITYKIAAHAADLAKGHPGAQIRDNALSKARFEFRWEDQFNLGLDPDTARAFHDETLPKDSAKVAHFCSMCGPKFCSMKITQEVREYAKDQRIDTVDLEAEQGMQAKAEEFKAQGSQLYQKV, encoded by the coding sequence ATGAGCGCACAACAACAAAAGAATCTGAGTGAGTCGGCACAGGTCGACCAGCAGTCGGTGCAACCCTTCCCCCGTTCGCAGAAAGTCTACGTACAAGGCTCGCGCCCGGACATTCGCGTGCCGATGCGTGAAATCAGCCTGGACGTGACGCCCACAGACTTTGGTGGCGAGATCAACGCTCCGGTCACCGTCTACGACACCTCCGGCCCCTACACCGATCCGAACGTCACCATCGACGTGCGCAAAGGCCTGGCCGATGTGCGCAGCGCCTGGATCGAGGATCGCGGCGATACAGAGAAGCTGCCGGGCCTGTCCTCCGAGTTCGGCCAGCGCCGCCTCAACGATGCCGAACTGTCGGCCATGCGCTTCGCCCACGTGCGCAACCCGCGCCGGGCCAAGGCAGGGCATAACGTCAGCCAGATGCACTACGCCAAGAAAGGCATCATCACGCCGGAGATGGAATACGTCGCCATCCGCGAGAACATGAAGCTGGCCGAAGCGCGCGAAGCCGGCCTGCTCAATGAGCAGCACGCCGGCCATAGCTTCGGTGCCTCGATCCCGAAGGAAATCACCCCCGAGTTCGTACGCTCCGAAGTCGCGCGCGGCCGCGCCATCATCCCCGCCAACATCAACCACGTGGAGCTGGAGCCGATGATCATCGGCCGCAACTTCCTGGTGAAGATCAACGGCAATATCGGTAACTCGGCACTGGGTTCCTCCATCGAGGAAGAAGTGGCCAAGCTGACCTGGGGCATCCGCTGGGGCTCGGATACGGTCATGGATCTGTCCACCGGCAAGCACATCCACGAAACCCGCGAGTGGATCATCCGCAACTCGCCGGTACCGATCGGCACCGTGCCGATCTACCAGGCGCTGGAGAAGGTCGGCGGCATCGCCGAGGACCTGACCTGGGAGCTGTTCCGCGACACCCTGATCGAGCAGGCCGAGCAGGGCGTGGATTACTTCACCATCCACGCCGGCGTGCTGCTGCGTTATGTGCCGTTGACTGCCAAGCGCGTGACCGGCATCGTCAGCCGCGGCGGCTCGATCATGGCCAAGTGGTGCCTGGCCCATCACAAGGAAAACTTCCTCTACACCCATTTCGACGACATCTGCGAAATCATGAAGGCCTACGACGTGTCCTTCTCGCTGGGTGACGGCCTGCGTCCCGGCTCGATTGCCGACGCCAACGACGCCGCACAGTTCGGCGAACTGGAAACCCTCGGCGAGCTGACCAAGATCGCCTGGAAACACGACGTGCAGTGCATGATCGAAGGCCCCGGCCACGTGCCGATGCAGCTGATCAAGGAGAACATGGACAAGCAGCTGGAATGCTGCGACGAGGCGCCGTTCTACACCCTCGGCCCGCTGACCACCGACATCGCACCGGGCTACGACCACATCACCAGCGGCATCGGCGCGGCGATGATCGGCTGGTTCGGTTGCGCCATGCTCTGCTACGTCACGCCCAAGGAGCACCTGGGCCTGCCGAACAAGGATGACGTGAAGACCGGCATCATCACCTACAAGATTGCCGCGCATGCTGCTGACCTCGCAAAAGGTCACCCGGGCGCACAGATCCGCGACAACGCACTGAGCAAGGCGCGCTTCGAGTTTCGCTGGGAGGATCAGTTCAACCTCGGCCTCGACCCGGACACCGCGCGCGCATTCCACGACGAGACGCTGCCCAAGGACTCGGCCAAGGTCGCCCACTTCTGCTCCATGTGCGGGCCGAAGTTCTGCTCGATGAAGATCACTCAGGAAGTGCGTGAATACGCCAAGGATCAGCGCATCGACACCGTCGACCTGGAAGCCGAGCAGGGCATGCAGGCCAAGGCCGAGGAGTTCAAGGCGCAGGGCAGCCAGCTGTATCAGAAGGTATAA
- a CDS encoding TolC family outer membrane protein, with protein MLRRLSLAIAVAAASVGLVQAAEAPLSSKTDLVTVYQEAAKNNADIAAARADYQARREVVPQARAGLLPNLSAGANYGDTRTEIDSPSATVSRSGLVYQANLSQPLFRADRWFQLQAAEATSEQAALELSATEQNLILQSAETYFAVLRAQDNLASTRAEEAAFKRQLDQANERFDVGLSDKTDVLEAQAGFDTARANRLLAERAVDDAFEALVTLTNRDYVAVEGIVHSLPVLAPTPNDAKSWVDTAAAQNLNLQASLYAVNAAEENLRQRKAGHAPTLDAVASYQKGDNDSLGFTNSGAFGAPRYSGDVSQRSIGLQLNIPLYSGGLTSSQVREAYQRLGQTEQLRESLRRQVVQNTRNLFRAVNTDVETVQARRQSIISNQSALEATEIGYQVGTRNIVDVLDAQRQLYSAVRNYNDARYDYILNNLRLKQAAGTLSPADLEALGSFLKPDYNPDKDFLPPDLASAAEERLQNNQDF; from the coding sequence ATGTTGCGCAGACTTTCCCTGGCAATCGCCGTGGCCGCCGCTTCGGTGGGCCTGGTTCAGGCCGCAGAGGCCCCTCTGTCGAGCAAGACCGATCTGGTCACCGTGTATCAGGAAGCGGCGAAGAACAACGCAGATATCGCTGCCGCGCGCGCCGATTATCAGGCTCGCCGTGAAGTGGTGCCGCAAGCACGTGCCGGCCTGCTGCCCAACCTGTCCGCGGGCGCCAACTACGGCGATACGCGCACCGAAATCGATTCGCCCAGCGCCACTGTCTCGCGTAGCGGTCTGGTCTATCAGGCCAACCTCAGCCAGCCGCTGTTCCGTGCCGACCGCTGGTTCCAACTGCAGGCGGCCGAGGCCACCAGCGAGCAGGCTGCGCTGGAACTGTCTGCCACCGAGCAGAACCTGATCCTGCAGAGCGCCGAAACCTACTTCGCCGTGCTGCGGGCCCAGGACAACCTGGCCTCGACCAGGGCCGAAGAGGCGGCCTTCAAGCGTCAGCTGGATCAGGCCAACGAGCGCTTCGACGTCGGCCTGTCCGACAAGACCGATGTGCTCGAGGCGCAAGCCGGTTTTGACACCGCCCGTGCCAATCGCCTGCTCGCCGAGCGCGCGGTGGATGATGCCTTCGAAGCCCTAGTGACCCTGACCAACCGTGATTACGTGGCGGTCGAAGGCATCGTCCACTCCCTGCCGGTGCTGGCGCCGACGCCCAATGATGCCAAGTCCTGGGTCGACACCGCTGCCGCGCAGAACCTCAATCTGCAAGCCAGCCTGTACGCGGTAAACGCTGCCGAGGAAAACCTGCGGCAGCGCAAGGCCGGCCATGCGCCGACCCTGGATGCGGTGGCCAGCTATCAGAAGGGCGACAACGACAGCCTGGGTTTCACCAATTCCGGGGCATTTGGTGCTCCGCGATATAGCGGCGACGTTTCGCAGCGCTCCATTGGTCTGCAATTGAACATCCCGCTGTACAGCGGCGGCCTGACCAGCTCGCAGGTACGCGAGGCCTATCAGCGTCTGGGCCAGACCGAGCAGCTGCGTGAAAGCCTGCGCCGCCAGGTGGTGCAGAACACCCGCAACCTGTTCCGTGCGGTGAACACCGATGTGGAGACCGTGCAGGCGCGTCGTCAGTCGATCATCTCCAACCAGAGCGCGCTGGAGGCCACCGAGATCGGCTATCAGGTCGGTACCCGCAACATCGTCGACGTGCTCGATGCACAACGTCAGCTGTACAGCGCCGTGCGCAACTACAACGATGCGCGCTACGACTACATCCTCAACAACCTGCGCCTCAAGCAGGCAGCCGGCACCCTTAGCCCGGCCGACCTCGAAGCGCTGGGTAGCTTCCTCAAGCCGGACTACAACCCGGACAAGGACTTCCTGCCGCCGGATCTGGCCTCAGCCGCCGAAGAGCGCCTGCAGAACAATCAGGATTTCTGA
- the waaA gene encoding lipid IV(A) 3-deoxy-D-manno-octulosonic acid transferase yields MNRLLYTLLLHLVLPLIALRLALRARKAPAYARRISERFSLGLPAMKPGGIWVHAVSVGESIAAAPMIRALQARYPELPITVTCMTPTGSERIQAMFGNSVQHCYLPYDLPWASARFLNRVQPTLAVVMETELWPNHIHQCAKRGIPVALANARLSERSARGYARFARLTAPMLAELSLIAVQTQTEAQRFLDLGARPGCVEVTGSIKFDLKIDAELPQRAVELRRRWQAEQRPVWIAASTHAGEDEIILAAHRQLLKSRSDALLILVPRHPERFNSVHELCLSQDLNTRRRSTGEAVQPGDQVLLGDTMGELLFLYALADIAFVGGSLVANGGHNLLEPAALGKPVLSGSHLFNFLEIAAQLREAGALSEVETAQQLAGRLATLLEEPGEMQRMSQAGLAVLKANQGALERLLESLRALI; encoded by the coding sequence ATGAACAGACTCCTCTACACCCTGCTGCTGCACCTGGTCCTGCCCTTGATCGCCCTGCGTCTGGCGCTGCGCGCACGCAAGGCACCAGCCTACGCTCGGCGTATCAGCGAACGCTTCTCCCTCGGCCTGCCGGCAATGAAACCCGGCGGTATCTGGGTGCACGCGGTATCGGTAGGCGAAAGCATCGCTGCTGCGCCGATGATCCGTGCTCTGCAGGCACGCTATCCCGAACTGCCGATCACCGTGACCTGCATGACGCCGACCGGCTCCGAACGCATCCAGGCCATGTTCGGCAACAGCGTTCAGCACTGCTACCTGCCCTATGACCTGCCCTGGGCCTCCGCGCGTTTTCTCAACCGCGTACAGCCAACTCTAGCGGTGGTGATGGAAACCGAGCTGTGGCCGAACCACATCCACCAATGCGCCAAACGCGGTATTCCGGTCGCGCTGGCCAATGCGCGCCTCTCCGAGCGCTCGGCACGCGGCTATGCGCGTTTCGCCAGGCTTACCGCGCCGATGCTCGCCGAACTGTCGCTGATCGCCGTGCAGACCCAGACCGAGGCGCAGCGTTTTCTAGACCTGGGTGCACGCCCTGGCTGCGTGGAAGTGACCGGTTCGATCAAGTTCGACCTGAAGATCGATGCCGAGCTGCCGCAGCGGGCGGTTGAATTGCGCCGCCGGTGGCAGGCCGAACAGCGCCCGGTGTGGATCGCGGCCAGCACCCATGCAGGTGAAGACGAGATCATCCTCGCCGCCCATCGCCAGCTGCTGAAGTCTCGATCGGACGCACTGCTGATCCTGGTGCCGCGTCACCCCGAGCGTTTCAACTCGGTCCACGAACTGTGCCTGAGCCAGGACCTGAACACTCGCCGTCGCTCCACCGGCGAGGCTGTACAGCCTGGCGATCAGGTGCTGCTCGGCGACACCATGGGCGAGCTGCTGTTTCTCTACGCCTTGGCCGATATCGCCTTCGTCGGCGGCAGCCTGGTAGCCAACGGCGGCCACAATCTTTTGGAGCCGGCGGCACTGGGTAAGCCTGTGCTGAGCGGCTCGCACCTGTTCAACTTCCTGGAAATCGCCGCGCAACTGCGCGAAGCCGGTGCCCTGAGCGAAGTGGAAACTGCCCAGCAGTTGGCAGGCAGGCTTGCGACGCTGCTGGAAGAGCCTGGCGAGATGCAGCGCATGAGCCAGGCCGGCCTTGCCGTACTCAAGGCCAATCAAGGCGCGCTGGAGCGGCTGCTGGAAAGCTTGCGCGCACTCATCTAG
- a CDS encoding LysR family transcriptional regulator, with translation MNWNLDQLQLFVLTAESRSFSAAARQTGRAQSAVSTAIALLESDLGVTLFERSSGRQPQLTEAGTALLEEARSVLQQCQRLDGRALGLARGEEARLRLAQDEAMPYQPVLASLEALADAFPLLEVQLSSGAQGDVARKLLQRQADLGLLFHHEQMPRELESQRLGMIEMVTVCSPNHPLAALDSVERRDLAEHRQLLMTPQDSHYPGGEQISPLVWRADSFYVMAELVIRGVGWAWLPRHVAQYPTYQGHLQELRSDWAPLPLVVELVTRRDGALGPAASWLADCLARELLRPQT, from the coding sequence ATGAACTGGAATCTCGATCAGCTGCAACTGTTCGTCCTGACCGCCGAGAGTCGATCCTTCTCCGCCGCTGCTCGGCAAACCGGCCGCGCGCAATCGGCCGTCAGCACCGCCATCGCCCTGCTGGAAAGCGATCTCGGTGTCACCCTGTTCGAACGCAGCAGCGGGCGCCAGCCGCAACTGACCGAAGCGGGAACGGCGCTGCTCGAGGAAGCGCGCAGCGTACTGCAGCAATGCCAGCGCCTAGACGGCCGTGCGCTGGGGCTGGCCCGCGGCGAGGAAGCGCGGCTGCGTCTGGCACAGGACGAAGCCATGCCCTACCAACCGGTGCTGGCGAGCCTGGAAGCGCTGGCCGATGCCTTCCCCTTGCTTGAGGTCCAACTTTCCAGCGGCGCGCAGGGTGACGTGGCGCGCAAGCTGCTGCAGCGCCAGGCCGACCTGGGCCTGCTGTTCCATCACGAGCAGATGCCGCGGGAGCTGGAGAGCCAGCGTCTGGGCATGATCGAGATGGTCACCGTGTGCAGCCCAAACCATCCGCTGGCTGCACTCGACAGCGTGGAACGGCGGGATCTGGCCGAACATCGTCAGTTGCTGATGACGCCACAGGACAGCCATTACCCCGGCGGCGAGCAGATCAGTCCGCTGGTGTGGCGCGCCGACAGTTTCTACGTGATGGCCGAGCTGGTGATTCGTGGCGTTGGCTGGGCCTGGCTGCCGCGCCATGTGGCGCAGTACCCGACCTACCAGGGCCACCTGCAGGAACTGCGCAGCGACTGGGCGCCTCTGCCGCTGGTGGTCGAGCTGGTCACCCGGCGCGACGGCGCGCTCGGCCCGGCGGCGAGCTGGCTGGCCGACTGCCTGGCGCGCGAACTGTTACGACCGCAGACATGA
- a CDS encoding DMT family transporter codes for MPGYLYLAIAVAAEVIATTSMKAIDGFNKPLPLLLVIGGYAIAFWMLILVVRTIPVGIAYAIWAGLGIVLVSIAAMFIYQQKLDLPAVLGMGLIVSGVVVIQLFSQSTGH; via the coding sequence ATGCCCGGATACCTCTATCTCGCTATCGCCGTCGCGGCCGAGGTGATTGCCACCACCTCGATGAAGGCTATCGACGGCTTCAACAAACCCTTGCCGCTGCTGCTGGTGATCGGCGGTTACGCGATCGCCTTCTGGATGCTGATTCTGGTGGTGCGCACCATCCCGGTGGGCATCGCCTACGCTATCTGGGCGGGATTGGGTATCGTCCTGGTCAGCATCGCGGCGATGTTCATCTACCAGCAAAAGCTCGATCTGCCGGCCGTGCTCGGCATGGGACTGATCGTCAGTGGCGTGGTGGTGATCCAGCTGTTCTCGCAATCGACCGGGCACTGA